Proteins from a single region of Stutzerimonas stutzeri:
- a CDS encoding NAD-glutamate dehydrogenase: MAFFSAASKADFQQQLQTALAQHVDTKILPQLSLFAEQFFGIVALPELTERRMSDLVGSTLASWRLLERFDPATPEVQVFNPDFEKHGWQSTHSVVEVLHPDMPFLVDSVRMELTRRGYSIHTLQTSVLQVRRAADGTLLELLPKDQRAPDSHAESLIFVEIDRCASPSALRELEQSLLGVLADVRQVVGDFAAMKGKAVELQGRLEQVNLRIDGDELDEIRDFMRWLADDHFTFLGYEEFSVQEQAEGGRIVYDESSLLGLSRTMRTGLSEEEQSLTGQSVSYLREPLLLSFAKAAMPSRVHRPAYPDFVSVREFDDEGRVVRECRFLGLFTSSVYTQSVRRIPFIRRKVETVVQRANFGSSAHLAKELVQVLEVLPRDELFQAPIDELFENAIAIVQIQERNRLRLFLRFDPYRRFCYCLVYVPRDSYSTETRLKIQQVLQERLEASDCEFSTYFSESVLTRVQFILRLDPSRALQVDTARLEQEVLQACRTWQDDYLSLVVERFGEAKGTHLLGEFPKGFPAGYRERFSPQSATVDMQHVLDLSEERPLVMSFYQPITAEENRLHCKLYHLNTPLPLSDILPIMENLGLRVLGEFPFRLRDRNGREYWIHDFAFTYAEGLEIDLLEINEALQDAFIHIYGGHAENDGFNRLVLTAGLAWREVALLRAYARYLKQIRMGFDLGYIASALLNHTDIARELVRLFKMRFYLARKLGDEDLADKQQRLEQAILTALDDVAVLNEDRILRRYLALIQATLRTNFYQPDANGKPKQYFSFKLDPRSIPEMPRPAPMYEIFVYSPRVEGVHLRGGKVARGGLRWSDREEDYRTEVLGLVKAQQVKNAVIVPGGAKGGFVPRRLPTSGTRDDIQAEAIACYRIFISGLLDITDNLHEGQVVPPANVLRYDGDDPYLVVAADKGTASFSDIANGIAAEYDFWLGDAFASGGSAGYDHKKMGITARGAWVSVQRHFRERGINVQTDVISVIGIGDMAGDVFGNGLLMSETLQLVAAFNHLHIFIDPNPDPARSFIERKRLFDLPRSSWTDYDASLISEGGGIFPRSAKRVAITPQMKERFAIEADQLTPAELIHALLKAPVDLLWNGGIGTYVKSSGESHAEVGDKANDAVRVNGADLRAKVVGEGGNLGMTQLGRVEYALHGGSSNTDFIDNAGGVDCSDHEVNIKILLNEVVSAGDMTAKQRDQLLFEMTDAVAELVLQNNYKQTQALSQAQHRSRERAAEYVRLINALEAAGQLDRALEFLPTDEALAERATIGKGLTRPELSVLISYSKIELKKALLDSRVPDDAYLTREMDSAFPQQLAERFHEAMLQHRLKREIVATQIANDLVNNMGITFVQRLNEATGMSAANVAGAYVIVRDIFHLPHWFRQIEALDHKVPAELQLALMDELMRLGRRATRWFLRNRRSELDAARDVAHFGPRVAALGLKLDELLQGSTRDRWQERYQRYTEAGVPELLARMVAGTSHLYTLLPILEAADETGQVPAQVAATYFAVGGALELPWYLHLLTNLPVANNWQALARESFRDDLDSQQRSITVSVLQMENGPEAISERVDAWLSQRPVLLERWRSMLAELRAASGNDYAIYAVASRELQGLAQSVGHG, translated from the coding sequence ATGGCGTTCTTTTCAGCGGCCAGCAAAGCCGACTTTCAGCAGCAACTGCAGACAGCATTAGCGCAACACGTAGACACGAAAATCCTGCCGCAACTGAGCCTGTTTGCCGAACAGTTCTTCGGCATCGTCGCGCTGCCCGAGCTCACCGAGCGGCGCATGAGCGATCTGGTCGGTTCGACGCTGGCCAGCTGGCGCCTGCTCGAGCGCTTCGACCCCGCCACACCTGAAGTGCAGGTGTTCAACCCCGATTTCGAGAAGCATGGCTGGCAGTCGACCCACAGCGTGGTCGAGGTGTTGCACCCGGACATGCCGTTTCTTGTCGACTCGGTGCGTATGGAGCTGACCCGTCGTGGCTACAGCATCCACACCCTGCAGACCAGCGTGCTGCAGGTTCGCCGCGCCGCCGACGGCACCCTGCTCGAGCTGTTGCCGAAGGATCAGCGTGCCCCTGACAGTCACGCAGAATCATTGATCTTCGTCGAAATCGACCGCTGCGCCAGCCCATCGGCATTGCGCGAACTCGAACAGTCTTTGCTGGGTGTGCTGGCTGATGTGCGGCAGGTGGTAGGCGATTTCGCCGCCATGAAAGGTAAAGCAGTTGAGCTGCAAGGACGGCTGGAGCAGGTCAATCTGCGCATCGATGGCGATGAGCTGGACGAGATCCGTGACTTCATGCGCTGGTTGGCAGACGACCACTTCACCTTCCTCGGTTACGAGGAATTCTCCGTGCAGGAGCAGGCCGAGGGTGGGCGTATCGTCTATGACGAAAGCTCGCTGCTGGGCCTGTCGCGCACCATGCGCACCGGACTCTCCGAAGAAGAGCAATCGCTTACCGGCCAGTCGGTCAGCTACCTGCGCGAGCCTTTGCTGTTGTCCTTTGCCAAGGCGGCCATGCCCAGCCGCGTGCATCGTCCGGCTTACCCGGACTTCGTCTCGGTGCGTGAATTCGATGACGAGGGGCGGGTGGTTCGCGAGTGCCGCTTCCTCGGTTTGTTTACTTCGTCTGTCTACACCCAAAGCGTGCGGCGTATTCCGTTCATTCGCCGCAAGGTCGAGACGGTCGTGCAGCGCGCCAATTTCGGCAGCTCAGCGCACTTGGCCAAGGAGTTGGTGCAGGTCCTCGAAGTGCTGCCGCGTGACGAGCTGTTCCAGGCGCCGATTGACGAGTTGTTCGAAAATGCCATCGCCATCGTGCAGATCCAGGAGCGCAATCGACTGCGGTTGTTCCTGCGTTTCGACCCCTATCGCCGTTTCTGCTACTGCCTGGTGTACGTGCCGCGTGACAGCTATTCCACCGAGACACGGCTGAAGATCCAGCAGGTTCTGCAGGAGCGCCTCGAGGCCAGTGATTGCGAGTTTTCCACCTACTTCTCCGAATCGGTGCTGACGCGAGTGCAGTTCATCCTGCGCCTTGATCCCAGCAGGGCGTTGCAGGTCGATACGGCGCGTCTGGAGCAGGAAGTGCTGCAGGCCTGCCGCACCTGGCAGGACGATTACCTGAGTTTGGTGGTCGAGCGTTTTGGCGAGGCCAAGGGCACACATTTGCTCGGCGAGTTCCCGAAAGGCTTCCCAGCCGGTTATCGCGAGCGCTTCTCGCCGCAATCGGCCACTGTCGACATGCAGCATGTGCTCGACCTCAGCGAGGAACGTCCGCTGGTGATGAGCTTCTATCAGCCGATCACGGCTGAAGAGAACCGCCTGCACTGCAAGCTCTATCACCTGAATACGCCGCTGCCGCTGTCGGACATCCTGCCGATCATGGAGAACCTGGGGCTACGGGTGCTCGGCGAGTTTCCATTCCGGCTGCGCGACAGAAACGGCCGCGAGTACTGGATACACGATTTTGCCTTTACCTATGCCGAAGGTCTGGAAATCGACCTGCTCGAGATCAATGAGGCGCTGCAGGATGCGTTCATCCATATCTATGGAGGCCATGCCGAGAACGACGGATTCAACCGGCTGGTGCTGACCGCGGGGCTGGCCTGGCGTGAAGTGGCCCTGCTGCGCGCCTATGCGCGCTATCTCAAACAGATCCGCATGGGCTTCGACCTTGGCTACATTGCCAGCGCGCTGCTCAACCACACGGACATCGCCCGTGAGCTGGTGCGGCTATTCAAGATGCGCTTTTACCTCGCGCGCAAGCTCGGTGACGAGGATCTGGCCGACAAGCAACAACGGCTGGAGCAGGCGATTCTCACTGCCCTGGATGATGTGGCGGTGCTCAACGAAGACCGGATTCTACGGCGCTATCTGGCGCTGATTCAGGCGACCCTGCGTACCAACTTCTATCAGCCGGATGCCAACGGTAAACCCAAACAGTATTTCAGCTTCAAGCTCGATCCGCGCTCGATCCCGGAGATGCCACGGCCCGCGCCGATGTACGAGATCTTCGTCTATTCGCCACGGGTCGAAGGTGTGCACCTGCGCGGTGGCAAAGTGGCCCGCGGCGGATTGCGCTGGTCTGATCGCGAAGAGGACTACCGCACCGAAGTACTCGGCCTAGTCAAGGCGCAGCAAGTGAAGAATGCGGTGATCGTTCCCGGCGGCGCGAAAGGCGGCTTCGTACCGCGTCGTCTGCCTACCAGCGGTACGCGGGATGATATTCAGGCCGAAGCGATCGCCTGCTATCGCATCTTCATCAGTGGCCTGCTCGACATTACCGACAACCTGCACGAAGGTCAGGTCGTTCCGCCGGCCAACGTGCTGCGCTATGACGGCGATGATCCCTACCTGGTGGTCGCTGCGGACAAGGGCACCGCGAGCTTTTCGGACATCGCCAACGGCATCGCCGCCGAATACGACTTCTGGCTCGGCGATGCCTTTGCCTCGGGCGGTTCAGCAGGCTACGACCACAAGAAGATGGGCATCACCGCGCGCGGCGCCTGGGTATCCGTGCAGCGTCACTTCCGTGAGCGCGGCATCAACGTGCAGACCGATGTGATCAGTGTCATCGGTATCGGCGACATGGCCGGTGACGTGTTCGGCAACGGTCTGCTGATGTCCGAAACCCTGCAGCTGGTAGCGGCGTTCAACCATCTGCATATCTTCATCGATCCCAATCCCGACCCTGCGCGCAGTTTCATCGAGCGCAAGCGCCTGTTCGACCTGCCGCGCTCGTCGTGGACGGATTACGACGCCTCGCTGATCTCGGAAGGCGGTGGCATCTTCCCGCGCTCGGCCAAGCGGGTTGCGATTACGCCACAGATGAAAGAGCGCTTCGCCATTGAGGCGGATCAGCTGACGCCGGCTGAACTGATCCATGCGCTGCTCAAGGCACCGGTGGACCTGTTGTGGAACGGCGGTATCGGTACCTATGTGAAGAGCAGCGGCGAAAGCCACGCCGAAGTCGGCGACAAGGCCAACGATGCGGTGCGGGTAAATGGCGCCGACCTGCGCGCCAAGGTAGTGGGCGAGGGCGGCAACCTCGGCATGACCCAGCTGGGACGCGTCGAGTACGCGCTGCATGGTGGCTCGAGCAATACCGACTTCATCGACAATGCCGGCGGCGTCGATTGCTCGGATCATGAAGTGAACATCAAGATCCTGCTCAACGAGGTTGTCAGTGCCGGTGACATGACCGCCAAGCAGCGCGATCAACTGCTGTTCGAAATGACCGACGCGGTGGCCGAGCTGGTGCTGCAGAACAACTACAAGCAGACCCAGGCGCTTTCTCAGGCGCAGCATCGTTCGCGTGAGCGGGCCGCCGAATATGTTCGGTTGATCAATGCACTGGAGGCAGCGGGGCAGCTCGATCGGGCGCTCGAATTCCTGCCAACCGATGAAGCCCTGGCTGAGCGCGCGACTATCGGCAAAGGGCTGACCCGGCCGGAACTGTCGGTACTGATTTCCTACAGCAAGATCGAGCTCAAGAAAGCGCTGCTGGATTCGCGTGTGCCGGACGACGCTTACCTAACTCGGGAAATGGACAGCGCCTTCCCCCAGCAACTTGCTGAGCGTTTTCACGAAGCGATGCTCCAGCACCGCCTCAAGCGCGAAATCGTTGCCACCCAGATCGCCAATGATCTGGTCAACAACATGGGGATCACCTTCGTCCAGCGCTTGAACGAGGCAACCGGCATGAGTGCGGCGAATGTCGCCGGCGCCTATGTCATCGTGCGCGACATCTTCCACCTGCCTCATTGGTTCCGGCAGATCGAGGCGCTGGATCATAAGGTGCCCGCCGAGCTGCAACTGGCCCTGATGGATGAGCTTATGCGCTTGGGCCGCCGCGCGACGCGCTGGTTCCTGCGCAATCGTCGTAGCGAGTTGGATGCCGCACGCGACGTCGCGCATTTTGGCCCGCGGGTAGCTGCCCTCGGTTTGAAGCTTGATGAGCTGCTTCAGGGCTCGACCCGTGACCGTTGGCAGGAGCGCTACCAGCGTTATACCGAAGCCGGGGTGCCGGAGCTGCTGGCGCGCATGGTGGCCGGAACCAGCCATCTGTACACACTGTTGCCGATTCTCGAGGCCGCTGACGAAACCGGCCAGGTGCCTGCGCAGGTGGCGGCAACCTACTTTGCCGTCGGTGGCGCGCTGGAGCTTCCCTGGTATCTGCATCTGTTGACCAATCTGCCCGTGGCCAACAACTGGCAGGCCCTGGCGCGTGAAAGCTTCCGCGACGACCTCGACTCACAGCAGCGCAGCATCACGGTATCGGTGCTGCAGATGGAGAACGGTCCGGAGGCGATCAGCGAGCGGGTCGACGCCTGGTTGTCTCAGCGACCAGTACTGCTGGAGCGCTGGCGCTCGATGCTGGCCGAGCTGCGCGCTGCCAGCGGCAACGACTACGCCATCTATGCAGTCGCCAGTCGCGAGCTGCAAGGGCTGGCGCAGTCGGTAGGGCATGGCTGA
- a CDS encoding DUF4381 domain-containing protein: MNPLDQLAPLISPEPIVWWPPAPGWWLLGLLFVIVPALLWRLRHRLLKREPRVQPEPPLEPQRQEALIELSRLSKPYGGQPASQWLQQLNGLLKRLCRIRYPNDHPHTLSGRAWLAFLDNRCPAAGLTRWMILVEGAYRAECRLDDKAIDGLEQSVDIWIRKHV; the protein is encoded by the coding sequence ATGAATCCGCTCGATCAACTTGCGCCGCTGATCAGCCCAGAACCCATCGTTTGGTGGCCTCCAGCGCCTGGCTGGTGGCTGCTGGGGCTACTGTTCGTGATCGTTCCTGCACTGCTCTGGCGTCTTCGCCATCGGCTGCTCAAGCGCGAACCTCGTGTTCAACCCGAGCCGCCGCTGGAACCTCAGCGCCAAGAGGCGCTCATCGAGTTGTCGCGGTTGAGCAAACCCTACGGCGGGCAACCGGCCAGCCAGTGGCTGCAGCAGCTCAACGGACTGCTCAAGCGACTCTGCCGCATTCGTTACCCCAACGATCATCCGCACACCCTCAGCGGGCGCGCGTGGCTGGCCTTTCTCGACAACCGTTGCCCGGCCGCCGGGCTGACGCGCTGGATGATCCTGGTCGAAGGCGCCTATCGGGCCGAGTGCCGCCTCGACGACAAGGCCATCGACGGCCTCGAACAATCCGTCGACATCTGGATTCGCAAACATGTTTGA
- a CDS encoding DUF58 domain-containing protein — protein sequence MQPQGSTTGQPSEKDSGIRVSLAELIDMRHRVREVPLFSTPHRRSPLVGLHHSKLRGRGVDFDQVRIYQPGDDVRTIDWRVTARTQEPHTKLFHEERERPIYIVVEQSPRLFFGSGRLFKSVLAAHAASLIGWAALSHNDRVGGLVFGSEQQEIKPRRSKQSLLQLLDRVTRANNHLQPDSRLDPEAFSMALRRAREVLRPGSLSVILCDERTLTDAAEQQLSLLARHVDLLLLPLFDPLDRALPAAGLLRFSEGNARLELDTHDADLRQRYRELGEARSGRWQRLADRLRVPLMPLDTQHDLIEQLREHLSVRHPSARP from the coding sequence ATGCAACCGCAGGGTTCCACCACCGGGCAGCCGAGCGAGAAGGACTCCGGTATCCGTGTGAGCCTTGCCGAGCTCATCGATATGCGCCATCGCGTTCGTGAAGTACCGCTGTTCTCTACGCCACACCGACGTAGCCCCCTGGTGGGCCTGCATCATTCCAAGCTGCGCGGGCGTGGCGTGGATTTCGACCAGGTACGCATCTATCAGCCCGGCGATGATGTCCGCACAATCGATTGGCGCGTCACGGCGCGCACCCAGGAGCCGCATACCAAGCTCTTCCACGAAGAGCGTGAGCGGCCGATCTATATCGTCGTCGAGCAGAGTCCACGGTTATTCTTCGGCAGCGGCCGCCTTTTCAAGTCAGTGTTGGCGGCTCATGCGGCAAGCCTGATCGGCTGGGCAGCACTTAGCCACAATGATCGAGTCGGCGGCTTGGTGTTCGGTAGCGAGCAACAGGAGATCAAGCCGCGGCGCAGCAAACAGAGCCTGTTGCAGCTGCTCGATCGCGTCACCCGAGCCAATAATCACCTGCAACCGGACAGCCGACTCGACCCGGAAGCCTTCAGCATGGCCTTGCGCCGGGCTCGCGAAGTGCTGCGCCCGGGCAGCCTGTCGGTAATCCTCTGCGACGAGCGAACCCTGACAGACGCGGCAGAACAGCAGCTCAGCCTGCTCGCGCGGCATGTCGACCTGCTGTTGCTGCCGCTGTTCGACCCGCTTGATCGCGCCTTGCCTGCCGCCGGCCTGCTGCGCTTCAGCGAAGGTAATGCGCGGCTGGAACTGGATACCCACGATGCGGATCTGCGTCAGCGCTACCGCGAACTGGGCGAGGCGCGCAGTGGCCGTTGGCAACGACTGGCCGATCGCCTGCGGGTACCGCTGATGCCGCTCGATACCCAGCACGACCTGATCGAGCAACTGCGCGAGCACCTGAGCGTCCGCCACCCGAGCGCACGGCCATGA
- a CDS encoding AAA family ATPase: MDHRESILALRQFLSTQILGQERLIERLLIALLADGHMLVEGAPGLAKTRAIKELAEGLEAEFHRIQFTPDLLPADITGTEIYRPETGSFVFQQGPIFHNLVLADEINRAPAKVQSALLEAMAERQVSVGRSTYDLPPLFLVMATQNPIEQEGTYPLPEAQLDRFLLHVKIGFPDASVERRILQQARGEAINSEAAPEHRVSQQAIFAARKDILGLYMADAVEEYLVQLVMATRTPAKFDTELAEWIAYGASPRGSISLDRCARAHAWLAGRDFVSPEDIQAMLFDVLRHRLILSFEAEAAGIDQDRVIQRILDVVAVA; encoded by the coding sequence ATGGATCACCGTGAATCGATACTCGCGCTGCGACAGTTCCTGTCCACCCAGATTCTAGGCCAGGAACGGCTGATCGAGCGCCTGCTGATTGCCTTGCTCGCCGACGGCCACATGCTCGTCGAAGGCGCTCCGGGTCTGGCCAAGACCCGGGCCATCAAGGAACTCGCCGAGGGTCTGGAGGCGGAGTTCCATCGTATCCAGTTCACTCCCGATCTATTGCCTGCGGACATCACCGGCACTGAAATCTATCGCCCGGAAACCGGCAGCTTCGTTTTTCAGCAGGGGCCTATCTTCCATAACCTGGTGCTTGCTGACGAAATCAACCGAGCGCCGGCCAAGGTGCAATCGGCGCTGCTCGAAGCGATGGCCGAGCGACAGGTCAGCGTCGGGCGCAGCACCTACGATCTGCCGCCGCTGTTCCTGGTGATGGCGACGCAAAACCCGATCGAACAGGAAGGCACCTACCCGCTACCCGAGGCGCAGCTCGACCGCTTCCTGCTGCACGTGAAGATTGGTTTTCCTGACGCCTCGGTCGAGCGCCGCATCCTCCAGCAGGCCCGTGGCGAGGCGATCAATAGCGAGGCGGCACCGGAGCATCGGGTCAGCCAGCAGGCGATCTTCGCCGCAAGAAAGGACATCCTCGGCCTGTACATGGCCGATGCGGTGGAGGAATACCTTGTGCAGCTGGTAATGGCCACTCGCACCCCGGCGAAATTCGATACCGAGCTGGCCGAATGGATCGCCTATGGCGCAAGTCCGCGCGGCTCCATATCGCTGGATCGCTGCGCCCGTGCCCATGCGTGGCTGGCCGGGCGAGATTTCGTCAGCCCTGAAGACATTCAGGCAATGCTCTTCGACGTACTGCGTCACCGCCTGATTCTCTCTTTCGAGGCAGAAGCCGCCGGAATCGATCAGGATCGTGTCATCCAGCGCATTCTCGATGTGGTCGCGGTGGCCTGA
- a CDS encoding vWA domain-containing protein yields MFELAWPWVFLLLPLPWVLRALLPPADSGEAALKVSFLDELQQLSGRRARVALPAWRQQLPYLTIWLLLLFAAARPQWLGEPLPLPTSGRDLLLAVDVSGSMDYPDMQWQNEELTRLELVKVLLGDFIEQRHGDRVGLILFGSKAYLQAPLTFDRRTVRVWLDEARVGIAGSNTAIGDAIGLSVKRLRDRPANSRVLVLITDGASNGGEIDPLLAASLAAEEGVRIHTIGIGAVPEEGGVLSRFGFNPGLDLDEPTLRAISEQTGGEYFRAASSAELKAIGDTLDRLEPAAQQPTQARLAEALYLWPLSAALLISLLMVAASLWSAQLQRLAWRREQRR; encoded by the coding sequence ATGTTTGAACTGGCCTGGCCCTGGGTCTTCCTGTTGCTGCCGCTGCCCTGGGTGCTACGCGCGCTGCTGCCCCCCGCCGATAGCGGTGAAGCCGCCTTGAAGGTCAGTTTCCTAGACGAGTTGCAGCAGCTCTCCGGGCGCCGCGCCCGCGTCGCCCTGCCCGCCTGGCGCCAGCAATTGCCCTACCTCACGATCTGGCTATTGCTGCTGTTTGCTGCCGCCCGACCACAATGGCTCGGCGAGCCGCTGCCGCTGCCTACCAGTGGCCGCGATCTGCTGCTGGCTGTGGATGTATCCGGGTCGATGGATTACCCAGATATGCAATGGCAAAACGAGGAGCTGACACGGTTGGAACTGGTCAAGGTGCTGCTCGGCGACTTCATCGAGCAACGTCATGGCGACCGCGTTGGACTGATCCTTTTCGGCAGCAAGGCTTATCTGCAGGCGCCGCTGACCTTCGACCGCCGCACCGTACGTGTCTGGCTGGATGAGGCGCGCGTCGGCATCGCCGGCAGCAATACCGCCATCGGCGATGCCATCGGCCTGTCCGTGAAACGACTCAGGGATCGCCCGGCAAACAGTCGCGTGCTGGTACTGATCACAGACGGCGCCAGCAACGGCGGCGAGATCGACCCGCTGCTCGCCGCATCGCTGGCAGCCGAAGAAGGTGTGCGCATCCATACCATCGGCATCGGCGCCGTGCCGGAAGAAGGTGGCGTGCTCAGCCGCTTCGGCTTCAATCCCGGCCTGGATCTGGACGAACCCACCCTTCGCGCCATCTCCGAGCAGACCGGCGGCGAGTATTTCCGGGCCGCCTCAAGCGCTGAGCTGAAGGCCATTGGCGATACGCTGGATCGTCTCGAGCCGGCAGCCCAGCAGCCAACCCAGGCACGTCTGGCCGAAGCGCTTTACCTATGGCCGCTATCGGCTGCTTTGCTGATCAGCCTGTTGATGGTCGCTGCCAGTCTGTGGAGTGCACAGCTGCAACGCCTGGCATGGCGAAGGGAGCAGCGCCGATGA
- a CDS encoding VWA domain-containing protein: MSELLPHLLRPYWLIILPLLIWLLWRLWHRQLQIGRWQRLLPEAFHAALLTRGRLRHSRLPWLVLGLAWLLAVIALLGPSWQRFEQPSIKRSDPLVVLLELTPAMLASDAPPTRLEQAKRKLLDLLERRQDVQTAVVVFAGSAHTVVPLSDDLATTRNLLDALHPALMPEPGQRADLAVAKGLALLEQAGLGQGRMLLIGSSLDEQQRGAITTLLQGRGERLLILGIGTEQGAPIAGENGSFLKDAQGAILIPRLDNARLQRLAGELGGRYQQARLGDGDLEALGLFDQAGTLQHDDEVTRLEAWLDQGHWLLLPLLMLAALAGRRGWLFCLPLLLLQPQPANAFEIDDLWLRRDQQGQRLLEAEQPAKAAERFVDRRWQATARYQAGDYTGAAELFAEGDSAADHYNRGNALARGEAFEAAIEAYDQALELQPDLQAAQHNKTLIEELLRSRKEQQPEAEQDQNQQDEQAEASQPQQSPSQEPGSASTPSPGDTQGEPDSAASGAAQPSTTEAAKESDEMDASTAQAQHEALPDQERQQAMEQWLRQIPDDPGELLRRKFLYEQRKHQETNR; this comes from the coding sequence ATGAGCGAACTGCTGCCCCACCTGCTGCGGCCCTACTGGCTGATCATCCTGCCACTGCTCATCTGGTTGCTTTGGCGGCTGTGGCACCGACAGCTGCAGATCGGCCGCTGGCAGCGTCTGCTACCCGAAGCCTTCCACGCCGCCCTGCTGACCCGAGGCCGACTGCGCCATAGTCGGCTGCCGTGGTTGGTCCTGGGCCTGGCCTGGCTGCTGGCAGTCATCGCATTGCTGGGCCCAAGCTGGCAGCGTTTCGAGCAACCCAGCATCAAACGCAGCGATCCTTTGGTGGTGCTGCTGGAGCTCACACCTGCGATGCTCGCCAGCGACGCACCGCCCACTCGCCTGGAGCAGGCCAAGCGCAAACTGCTGGATCTGCTGGAGCGTCGCCAGGATGTACAGACCGCCGTAGTGGTATTCGCCGGCAGCGCCCATACCGTGGTGCCGCTGTCCGACGATCTGGCGACCACTCGCAACCTGCTCGATGCCCTGCATCCGGCGCTGATGCCCGAGCCAGGCCAGCGCGCAGATCTCGCCGTTGCCAAGGGCCTCGCGCTGCTCGAACAGGCCGGCCTGGGCCAGGGGCGCATGCTGTTGATCGGCAGCAGCCTGGATGAGCAGCAGCGTGGTGCCATCACCACCCTGCTGCAAGGGCGTGGTGAGCGTTTGCTAATCCTTGGCATCGGTACCGAGCAAGGCGCACCGATCGCCGGTGAGAACGGCAGCTTTCTCAAGGATGCCCAGGGCGCGATCCTCATCCCGCGTCTGGACAATGCCAGGCTGCAACGTCTGGCTGGCGAACTCGGCGGACGCTACCAGCAAGCGCGATTGGGTGACGGCGACCTGGAAGCCCTGGGCCTGTTCGATCAAGCCGGTACACTGCAACACGACGATGAGGTCACTCGCCTGGAGGCGTGGCTGGACCAGGGTCACTGGTTGCTGCTGCCTCTGCTCATGCTTGCCGCCTTGGCCGGCAGGCGCGGCTGGCTGTTCTGCCTGCCATTGCTCCTGTTGCAGCCGCAACCTGCCAACGCTTTCGAAATTGATGACCTCTGGCTGCGTCGCGACCAGCAGGGCCAGCGACTGCTCGAAGCGGAGCAGCCGGCAAAGGCCGCCGAGCGTTTTGTCGACCGTCGCTGGCAGGCCACAGCCCGCTATCAGGCAGGCGACTATACCGGCGCCGCAGAGTTGTTCGCCGAAGGCGATAGCGCCGCCGATCATTACAATCGCGGCAACGCCCTGGCCCGTGGCGAGGCGTTCGAAGCAGCCATCGAGGCCTACGATCAGGCACTGGAACTGCAACCCGACCTGCAAGCGGCGCAACACAACAAGACCCTTATCGAAGAACTGCTGCGCAGTCGCAAGGAACAACAGCCTGAGGCTGAGCAGGACCAGAATCAGCAGGACGAACAGGCCGAAGCGTCCCAGCCACAGCAATCACCCTCGCAAGAACCGGGCTCCGCAAGTACTCCTTCGCCTGGCGACACCCAAGGCGAGCCGGACAGCGCAGCCAGTGGCGCCGCGCAGCCCTCAACAACCGAAGCAGCGAAAGAGTCGGACGAAATGGATGCCTCCACAGCCCAGGCGCAACACGAGGCGCTCCCCGACCAGGAGCGACAACAGGCGATGGAGCAATGGTTGCGCCAGATCCCGGACGATCCCGGCGAGCTGCTAAGACGAAAATTCCTTTACGAACAACGCAAGCACCAGGAAACCAATCGATGA